Genomic DNA from Pelosinus sp. UFO1:
CTAGTCGCAATTATCTTAGCTAAAGGTGCCACTTCCGGCATGACAATTGTGGCTCTTGCTTCCATCATCCTCGCAGCATAAGCTACCCCTTGGGCGTGATTTCCTGCCGATGCGGCAATAACTCCTTTGGCCCTTTCCTCAGGAGTAAGGGAATGAATTTTATTATAAGCACCACGCAATTTAAAAGAACCTGTTTTTTGTAAATTCTCCAGTTTTAAATATACATCACAACCAGCCATATTACTAAATGTAACACTCTTATCCAAAGGGGTATGATGAATCACATCATACATGGCATGATGGGCTTGCTTAACATCAGCTAAGTCGATACCTTGTTTCATAACAACATCGCCTCCTAAATCATTTAGAAACAGTAGTTATAACACGGGTCGAATATCTATTGTCTTAGTATGCTGCCCAACGTCATGTAACATGAGTAATGCTAAATAATCTTCTACTAATTTTTTTTCTGGCTCATTGGTAGCAATGAGTACACCTGTGCCTACAACCTGTGCACCTACCTCATTCGCTAAGTCTATCATACCAAGTGCGGTGCCACCAGCCTTCATAAAATCATCGATTACCAGTACCTTCGAACCAGCAGCGAGAGCCCGGCGAGGCAGGGACATAGTTTGAATTCGTTTTGTAGAGCCCGTTACATAGTTAATACTTACAGAAGGTCCTTCTGTAACCTTACTACCTTGCCGTACAATAACTAAGGGTAAACCAAAAGCTCTAGCCGTTGCAAAGGCCAGAGGAATTCCCTTCGTCTCAACTGTCATAATAAAATCAGGTGCTAAATGCGAAAATCTGGCCCTAAAAATTTCACCGGCTTGCATCATTAAATCAGGCATAAATAAAATATCGGACATATATAAAAAACCACCAGGAATTATCCGCTCGGGATCAGAGAGTTGTTTTGCTAACTGGGTCAGCATAGTATTCATGCGTTCCTCTGAAGGGCATGGAACGTACCTTACACCGCCAGAGGCTCCTGACACTGTTTCTACTGTTCCTAAGCCAAATTCCTGCATTGACTGTTTTATAGTTACCATATCCTCACTTAATGTTGATTTTGCTGCGCCAAACAAGCTGCTAAAATGTCCCAATGAAAATAGATAGCCAGGCATGTCCATCAACATTTTGCTAAGGGCTACAACTCTTTCCACTCTCCGTACTTTCGTCATTGCTTTTTATCCTCCATCATGAAAAACACCGAATATTATCCTGTTTTTTAATATTTTCATTCACTTTCTCCGCAAAAGATCAAATCCCTGCACAAAATTATAATTATTTTTCATTTTAACTGCAAAAAAAGCAGAGGTATTCTAATGTTATAAGGCGTGACTTGGCATAAGCCAAGTCACGCCTTATAACACTAGGAGCGAAAAGAGAAAGTAGTGCGAACCAATTCTAAATCGCTTGGTTTATCAACATCAATCCCCAGCTCAGGATAGGGCGATTGAACAACAGCACCTGTAATACCTAATAATGTAGCTACCCTTTCTTTCACCTTAGTTAAACT
This window encodes:
- the purR gene encoding pur operon repressor, yielding MTKVRRVERVVALSKMLMDMPGYLFSLGHFSSLFGAAKSTLSEDMVTIKQSMQEFGLGTVETVSGASGGVRYVPCPSEERMNTMLTQLAKQLSDPERIIPGGFLYMSDILFMPDLMMQAGEIFRARFSHLAPDFIMTVETKGIPLAFATARAFGLPLVIVRQGSKVTEGPSVSINYVTGSTKRIQTMSLPRRALAAGSKVLVIDDFMKAGGTALGMIDLANEVGAQVVGTGVLIATNEPEKKLVEDYLALLMLHDVGQHTKTIDIRPVL